TCTCTCTCTTTGACGGCAAGTCCACAATGCTGCCCGGAAAGGAAATCTCTTTCACACCACTTAAGACGGGTCTATTAAAGGCATCCAGATGAACCTCCGTCTTGATCACCTTGCAGAGCTTAGGCTCTATAACTACCGCGGTAATCTCCTGATACATTCGGTCGATCTCGGTGATATTGATGATAAAGCAGTGTTCATCCTCCCATAAAATTGCGTGACTCATTGTAATTCCATTTTTCCGGGTGATGAACTTAACCGGCTTGACCATCCTTCGGCTCTGAAAGGATTTTCTGTCAAAGCACGGTTCTGCTTTCGCCCATATGGAATCGATGCAGATCCATTGGTAGGCATTGTCCGTTCTGCTTAGTGCAAGAACCTTAATTTTTTGATTCAACGCTCCTGAATTCATCATGCCGCTCCTTTCCGTTTTATAAGTCTCGGGCTGCATTGTACAGTGTCAGAATAATTTCGACAATCTGATTCATATTGCGCTTTTCAGTATGCAGACTACGATTCTCATACATATCATGGCAGAGCATTAGGGTCACCACCGTGAGATCCTCATGTTCATCCAAACCTGCTGCATCAAACCCGGTAAATTTTTTTAGAAAAGCCACGGCCGCATTCAGATAGATCTGCAGTTCTGCTTGGGTATATTCGCCGTCTTTCAATTTCAGATAGCCGGCAACATCATTCAAGGTTATTTCGCTTACAATCATTGAGGTTCACATCCTTTTCCAATTTTCAATGGCCATGTCCAGCTTCTGAATCTCTCTTTCGTAATAGTGAAATTTTTTTGCTTCTTCACGGTCCATGGCTCTGCTTTCTGTTTTGACAGCATCAACAATAGACTGCATTCCGGCCACCCGTTCCCTTCTCTTATCAATGTACGATTTGATCATTCGATCCCCTCCTTCACAAGAAAACAATTGAAGCAATTCTTTGTTTCTTTCCCTGGCCGTTTCTGCTCATGAAACTGAAGTATGATATCAAGCCATCACCTCCTTTCTATTTAAATTCAGCAACAAAAAAGTGTGAATCACGAAATCACTGATTTCCATTCACACTTTTCAAACGATATCATTCAAAAATTCTGGCGAACAACGAACATCCTGTTTCTGTGATGCCAATGAACAATCCAAAAGTTCAGACAGTCGAGGAGGAGGAGTCCGCCCATGGAGGGCGAACAAAAAGACTGCTGGACGAATCCAACAGTCTCGATCTAAACTTCCTGACAATATCATATTACAACGGCAGCCTCCGCATTACAATAGCACTTTTTATGTTTTCATGGACGCAGTAGTTCAGTGCTCTTCCTGATCTCCTTCATTTTCGTTTTTCGTACGGCTCCAATAACCCATTGGTTTGCCTGTTCTTAACCAGTGCTCAGTTTCCTGCCGCTTCAACCTCCTCATTCAGCACATCTTTATAAATCCGCTGTACCTGGCTTAGGGACAATCCCACTTCTTCTGCAATGTCTTTAAAGTTCTTATTCTCACATTTATGGAGCCAAAATATTTTATAAGGTCGGCCCTCCAGCCTGTACAGGGATTTGTTGATTTCATCCAGCTGTTTTAAAAGCAGATTTTTCATTTGCTTGCAATCCCTGATGGAAGCCTCAATTTGCTGAACCCGCAGGAAGACTTCCTCCACGGATAAGAAACCCACGGAACTTTTAACGCCCGAGGGATCAAGTCTTGCACCGCGGAGTCCTGCCGGCGCCCCATGTTTGAGTAAAAGGGCAGCTCTTTCATAATTGAGCTGCCTGATTCGGGTATTGTAAAATTGTATCTCATCCAGTAAATCCTGATACG
This genomic window from Clostridiales bacterium contains:
- a CDS encoding phage gp6-like head-tail connector protein — encoded protein: MIVSEITLNDVAGYLKLKDGEYTQAELQIYLNAAVAFLKKFTGFDAAGLDEHEDLTVVTLMLCHDMYENRSLHTEKRNMNQIVEIILTLYNAARDL
- a CDS encoding transposase family protein; the encoded protein is MIARTYQDLLDEIQFYNTRIRQLNYERAALLLKHGAPAGLRGARLDPSGVKSSVGFLSVEEVFLRVQQIEASIRDCKQMKNLLLKQLDEINKSLYRLEGRPYKIFWLHKCENKNFKDIAEEVGLSLSQVQRIYKDVLNEEVEAAGN